Proteins encoded in a region of the Flavobacteriaceae bacterium HL-DH10 genome:
- a CDS encoding glutaredoxin family protein has protein sequence MKYLVLVLVFLVSLGSSSQDLNNAIKFDKQDKIIVYGSDTCHYCIDTKAYLKERKIDFTYYDVDVNLEKQREMLIKLQKAGFSVDNLSLPVVDLHGKLIMNGTDFEGFLKKLIINKK, from the coding sequence ATGAAATATTTAGTATTAGTACTTGTTTTTTTGGTTTCTTTAGGAAGTAGCTCTCAAGATTTAAATAATGCTATTAAATTTGATAAACAAGATAAAATAATAGTTTATGGTAGCGATACCTGTCATTATTGTATTGATACTAAAGCTTATTTAAAAGAAAGAAAAATAGATTTCACGTATTACGATGTAGATGTAAATTTAGAAAAGCAAAGAGAAATGCTAATAAAATTACAAAAGGCAGGGTTTTCAGTTGATAATTTGTCTTTGCCAGTTGTCGATTTACATGGAAAACTTATAATGAATGGGACTGATTTTGAAGGATTTCTAAAAAAATTAATCATTAATAAAAAGTAA
- a CDS encoding PfkB family carbohydrate kinase, with protein sequence MKNNIKNIDILCVGEVLVDFIGHQSGVQINNTRDYHRYLGGSPTNVAMNSARLGLKSVLVATVGKDGFGEYIFERLGEVGVNSNFIKQVDNHPTSVIFVSRTDSTPDFIPFREADYCITEDQISKETLLNTNIYHTTCFALSKNPAQETILKKAEEAFNLGCKLSIDVNYAKKLWESQEQALQVIKAYCKFNPLVKISEDDMLRLFEQKLPHEDIFNFFHSEGVETVCLTLGSKGVKLSQKGKEVIQLPAIQIDVVQDATGAGDAFWSGFLFAYIKEKPIEKCLEVALQLAALKLQNVGRLPDNINILSELL encoded by the coding sequence TTGAAAAATAATATAAAAAATATAGATATTTTATGTGTTGGTGAAGTACTTGTTGATTTCATCGGACATCAATCGGGCGTTCAAATTAACAACACAAGAGATTACCACAGGTATTTAGGTGGCTCTCCAACAAATGTGGCTATGAATTCAGCTAGATTAGGATTGAAATCCGTTTTGGTTGCTACAGTTGGTAAAGATGGTTTTGGAGAATATATATTTGAAAGACTTGGTGAAGTAGGCGTGAATTCTAATTTTATTAAGCAAGTTGATAATCATCCTACAAGCGTCATTTTTGTTTCAAGAACAGATAGTACTCCAGATTTTATTCCTTTTCGTGAAGCAGATTATTGTATTACTGAAGATCAAATTTCAAAAGAAACATTATTAAATACCAATATTTATCATACAACATGTTTTGCTTTAAGTAAAAATCCTGCACAAGAAACCATTTTAAAAAAAGCAGAAGAGGCATTTAATTTAGGTTGTAAATTAAGTATTGATGTAAATTATGCTAAAAAATTATGGGAAAGTCAGGAACAAGCGCTTCAAGTAATTAAAGCGTATTGCAAGTTTAATCCTTTAGTTAAAATAAGTGAAGATGATATGCTTAGACTTTTTGAGCAAAAATTACCTCATGAAGATATATTTAATTTTTTCCATTCTGAAGGCGTAGAAACAGTTTGTTTAACTCTAGGAAGCAAAGGTGTTAAATTATCTCAAAAAGGGAAAGAAGTTATTCAATTACCAGCCATACAAATAGATGTAGTTCAGGACGCCACTGGAGCAGGCGATGCTTTTTGGTCAGGCTTTTTATTTGCTTATATAAAAGAAAAACCTATTGAAAAGTGTTTAGAAGTGGCTTTACAATTAGCAGCATTAAAACTTCAAAATGTAGGTAGATTACCAGATAACATTAATATTTTATCAGAACTTCTGTAA
- a CDS encoding glycosidase, producing the protein MSKVNKITNGVMLNAYPDSIGKNLSDTVSMLQMPEFKDAFSLFYVLPTFFNSDLDRGFSVIDYNLNKDLVSETDLKALEKLNIQLKFDIVLNHLSVASPQFKDLLKHGDQSKYKDFFINWNEFWKGNGVLGVDGVIVPNEEFLSKLFMRKSGLPILKVRFPDGTEKPYWNTFYQQITYNKITDSDLKSIKELSTNQASLICEKVNNAIDRNEDFNNINFEDSNKFKEAVLSIIEQNRSYLGQMDVNAKSPLVWDFYEETLKKVSGFGCSILRLDAFAYLHKEIGQTNFFNKPGTWDYLERINQIAQKNDLTLLPEIHAEYGLHLHDEVANKGYQIYDFFLPGLTIHTIENSSNRALLTWAKEIISKGYKTVNMLGCHDGIPVLDLKGKEVKGVYNKGLLEDDEIEAVMNKIMERGGRVKNLYDPSGNKISYYQVNATFFSALGESEKKLLLARAIQMFMPGIPQVWYLDIFAGENDYEAADKGGSAGHKEINRTNLTMQEIEDGLKKNIVKNQLEIIRLRNTSKAFSGTVIINDTPDNELDIRWENGVDFAQLKANLQTHMFTITYSENKISKISKF; encoded by the coding sequence ATGTCGAAAGTTAATAAAATTACTAATGGGGTAATGCTAAATGCTTACCCAGATAGCATAGGCAAAAACTTAAGTGATACCGTATCTATGTTGCAAATGCCAGAATTTAAAGATGCTTTTTCTTTATTTTATGTGTTGCCAACTTTTTTTAATAGCGATTTAGATAGAGGGTTTTCAGTTATAGATTATAACTTAAATAAAGATCTGGTTTCAGAAACAGATTTAAAAGCTTTAGAGAAACTAAATATTCAATTAAAATTTGATATTGTTTTAAATCATTTATCAGTGGCATCTCCACAGTTTAAGGATTTATTAAAACACGGAGATCAATCAAAATACAAAGACTTTTTTATTAATTGGAACGAATTTTGGAAAGGTAACGGCGTTTTAGGAGTAGATGGTGTTATAGTGCCTAATGAAGAATTTCTTAGTAAGTTGTTTATGAGGAAATCGGGTTTACCTATTTTAAAAGTGCGTTTTCCTGATGGTACAGAAAAGCCTTACTGGAATACGTTTTATCAGCAAATAACCTATAATAAAATTACGGATTCCGATTTAAAAAGTATTAAGGAATTATCTACCAATCAAGCATCCTTAATTTGCGAAAAAGTAAATAATGCTATTGACAGAAACGAAGATTTTAATAACATTAATTTTGAAGATAGCAATAAGTTTAAAGAAGCTGTTTTATCTATAATAGAGCAAAATCGTTCTTATTTAGGTCAAATGGATGTGAATGCTAAATCGCCATTAGTTTGGGATTTTTATGAAGAAACCTTAAAAAAAGTTAGTGGTTTTGGTTGTTCTATATTAAGATTAGATGCTTTTGCTTATTTACATAAGGAAATTGGGCAGACAAACTTTTTTAATAAGCCGGGGACTTGGGATTATTTAGAACGGATTAATCAAATTGCACAAAAAAATGATTTAACACTTTTACCTGAAATTCATGCAGAATACGGATTGCATTTGCATGATGAGGTAGCAAATAAAGGGTATCAAATTTATGATTTTTTCTTGCCCGGATTAACAATACATACTATTGAAAATAGTTCAAATAGAGCGTTATTAACTTGGGCAAAAGAAATTATTAGTAAAGGTTACAAAACAGTAAATATGTTGGGTTGCCATGATGGAATACCAGTGTTAGATTTAAAGGGTAAAGAAGTTAAAGGCGTATATAATAAGGGCTTGTTGGAAGATGATGAAATTGAAGCTGTCATGAATAAAATCATGGAGCGTGGTGGTCGTGTAAAAAATCTTTACGATCCATCAGGGAATAAGATTTCTTATTACCAAGTTAATGCTACTTTTTTTAGCGCTTTAGGTGAAAGTGAGAAAAAACTTTTATTAGCTAGAGCTATTCAAATGTTTATGCCTGGAATCCCTCAGGTATGGTATTTAGATATTTTTGCAGGAGAGAACGATTATGAAGCAGCCGATAAAGGAGGAAGTGCAGGTCATAAAGAAATTAACCGTACAAATTTAACTATGCAAGAGATAGAAGATGGTCTTAAAAAGAATATAGTTAAAAATCAACTAGAAATCATCCGATTACGGAACACTTCTAAAGCGTTTTCAGGAACTGTAATAATAAATGATACACCAGATAACGAATTAGATATCAGATGGGAGAATGGTGTTGATTTTGCGCAACTTAAAGCAAATCTTCAAACGCATATGTTTACAATTACGTATTCAGAAAATAAAATATCAAAAATATCCAAGTTTTAA
- a CDS encoding NADP-dependent malic enzyme — MSKESKRSDALLYHELPTPGKIQVVPTKKYATQRDLSLAYSPGVAEPCLEIEKDKDNAYRYTAKGNLVAVISNGTAVLGLGNIGPEASKPVMEGKGLLFKIFADIDVFDIEVDTENIDEFIATVKNIAPTFGGINLEDIKAPEAFEIERRLKEELDIPVMHDDQHGTAIISAAALINALEIAGKKIEEVQIVISGAGAAAISCSRLYQAFGAKRENMVMLDSKGVIRNDRGNLTSEKTEYATHRKIDTLDEAMQDADVFIGLSMADIVSPEMLLSMANNPIVFAMANPNPEVKYDVAIATRKDIIMATGRSDHPNQVNNVLGFPFIFRGALDVRATKINEAMKMAAVEALARLAKEPVPEQVNIAYGETRLAFGKDYIIPKPTDPRLIAEVPPAVAKAAMESGVAKKPITDWDAYKDKLRERLGSDNKMVRLLLSRAKLDPKRVVFAEADQLAVIKAAQIVYEEGVAVPILLGRKKTIKNLMAEIDFDADILIIDPKTEEEKDRKDKYAKVYWEQRKRRGVTLYAAQRLMRERNYFAAMMVNEGDADALISGYSRNYPSVVKPMLELIGMAKGANRIATTNVMMTKRGPLFLSDTSININPSSSELIKIARMTSQVVKMFGMNPVMAMISYSNFGSSKNIEASKVRDAVAYLHRRYPDMIVDGELQTDFALNANMLKEKFPFSKLVGKKVNTLIFPNLDSANITYKLLKELNEAESIGPIMMGMRKPVHILQLGASVDEIVNMTAIAVIDAQQKEQLELEKVDAK, encoded by the coding sequence ATGAGCAAAGAAAGTAAACGTAGTGATGCTTTATTATATCACGAATTACCAACACCAGGTAAAATACAAGTAGTTCCAACAAAAAAATACGCAACCCAAAGAGATCTTTCCTTGGCATATTCACCTGGGGTAGCTGAGCCTTGTTTAGAGATAGAAAAAGACAAAGATAACGCTTATAGGTATACAGCAAAAGGGAACCTTGTTGCAGTAATATCTAATGGAACAGCGGTTTTAGGTTTAGGGAATATTGGTCCTGAAGCATCAAAACCTGTTATGGAAGGTAAAGGTTTACTATTTAAAATTTTTGCAGATATAGATGTTTTTGATATTGAAGTTGATACCGAAAATATTGATGAATTTATTGCCACAGTAAAAAATATAGCTCCCACTTTTGGAGGTATTAATCTTGAAGATATTAAAGCTCCTGAAGCTTTTGAAATTGAAAGACGATTAAAAGAAGAGCTTGACATTCCTGTGATGCATGATGATCAACACGGTACAGCCATTATTTCGGCAGCAGCGTTAATTAATGCTTTAGAAATAGCAGGAAAGAAAATTGAAGAAGTACAAATAGTTATAAGTGGCGCTGGAGCCGCTGCCATTTCATGTTCACGTTTATACCAAGCTTTTGGTGCTAAACGAGAAAATATGGTCATGCTAGATAGTAAGGGTGTTATTAGAAACGATAGAGGCAATTTAACATCTGAAAAAACAGAGTATGCTACACATAGGAAGATAGATACGCTTGACGAAGCCATGCAAGATGCTGATGTGTTTATTGGTTTGTCAATGGCCGATATTGTGTCTCCAGAGATGTTGTTGTCTATGGCGAATAATCCTATTGTATTTGCTATGGCAAATCCAAATCCAGAAGTGAAATATGATGTCGCTATAGCAACACGTAAAGACATTATTATGGCTACGGGTAGAAGTGATCATCCTAACCAAGTAAATAATGTTTTAGGATTTCCATTTATATTTAGAGGCGCTTTAGATGTAAGAGCTACAAAAATTAATGAAGCTATGAAAATGGCTGCTGTAGAGGCTTTAGCGCGTTTAGCTAAAGAGCCAGTACCAGAACAAGTTAATATAGCTTACGGAGAAACTAGATTAGCTTTTGGTAAAGATTATATCATTCCAAAACCAACAGATCCAAGATTAATTGCCGAAGTACCACCTGCAGTTGCCAAAGCAGCTATGGAAAGTGGTGTTGCAAAAAAGCCTATTACAGATTGGGATGCATATAAAGATAAATTAAGAGAGCGTTTAGGTTCAGACAACAAAATGGTAAGATTGCTGCTTAGTAGAGCAAAATTAGACCCTAAGCGTGTTGTTTTTGCAGAAGCCGATCAATTAGCTGTTATAAAAGCAGCTCAAATAGTATATGAAGAAGGTGTTGCCGTTCCTATTTTATTAGGTAGAAAGAAAACGATAAAAAATTTAATGGCAGAAATTGATTTTGATGCCGATATACTTATTATAGATCCTAAGACAGAGGAAGAAAAAGATAGAAAAGATAAGTATGCCAAAGTATATTGGGAACAACGTAAGCGTAGAGGTGTAACACTTTATGCTGCACAACGCTTAATGAGAGAGCGTAACTATTTTGCAGCTATGATGGTTAATGAAGGTGATGCTGATGCTTTAATTTCTGGGTATTCGCGTAACTATCCTTCGGTTGTAAAGCCTATGTTAGAACTTATTGGAATGGCTAAAGGTGCTAATAGAATAGCAACAACCAATGTAATGATGACCAAAAGAGGTCCGTTATTTTTAAGTGATACGTCTATAAATATCAACCCAAGTTCTAGTGAGTTAATAAAAATTGCCAGAATGACTTCTCAAGTTGTAAAAATGTTTGGAATGAATCCAGTCATGGCAATGATTTCGTATTCAAATTTTGGGTCTTCAAAAAATATTGAAGCATCCAAAGTGAGAGATGCTGTAGCCTATTTACATCGTCGTTATCCAGATATGATTGTAGATGGCGAGTTGCAAACAGATTTTGCTTTAAATGCAAACATGCTAAAAGAGAAATTTCCGTTTTCAAAATTAGTTGGAAAAAAAGTAAATACGCTTATTTTTCCAAATTTAGATTCAGCGAATATTACTTATAAATTATTAAAAGAATTAAACGAAGCAGAGTCTATTGGACCAATTATGATGGGTATGCGTAAGCCAGTTCATATTCTTCAATTAGGTGCTAGTGTAGATGAGATTGTAAACATGACTGCAATAGCAGTAATTGATGCCCAACAGAAAGAACAATTAGAGTTAGAAAAGGTTGACGCTAAATAA
- the ruvA gene encoding Holliday junction branch migration protein RuvA, producing MITHIQGKLVEKNPTHVVIDCNGVGYMLNISLHTFSQISDIEQLKLYAHLQVKEDSHTLYGFSSLAEREIFRLLISVSGIGASIARTMLSSLTPKQVREGIATSDVALIQSIKGIGAKTAQRVILDLKDKILKIYDIDEVSVSKDNTNKNEALSALEVLGFVRKQAERVVDKIVIAQPEATVETIIKQALKNL from the coding sequence ATGATAACACATATTCAAGGGAAACTTGTTGAAAAAAATCCAACACATGTTGTTATTGATTGTAATGGAGTAGGGTATATGTTAAATATTTCATTACATACATTTTCTCAAATATCAGATATCGAACAACTTAAGTTATATGCTCATTTGCAAGTAAAAGAAGACTCGCATACACTTTATGGGTTTTCATCATTAGCAGAGCGAGAAATTTTTAGATTGTTAATCTCTGTAAGTGGTATTGGGGCTAGTATAGCTCGTACTATGTTGTCGTCACTAACACCAAAACAAGTTAGAGAAGGTATTGCTACTAGTGATGTTGCTTTAATTCAGTCTATAAAAGGTATAGGCGCTAAAACTGCACAGCGTGTTATTTTAGATTTAAAAGACAAAATTTTAAAGATTTATGATATTGATGAAGTTTCTGTGTCTAAAGACAATACCAATAAAAATGAAGCGTTATCTGCTTTAGAAGTGCTTGGGTTTGTTAGAAAACAGGCAGAACGTGTCGTTGATAAAATTGTTATAGCACAACCAGAAGCGACCGTAGAAACTATAATTAAGCAAGCTTTAAAAAATTTATAA